The Desulfoscipio gibsoniae DSM 7213 genome contains a region encoding:
- a CDS encoding DUF3160 domain-containing protein has product MQRIGIISAWVLSMLLLITTVSGCSGDSGQVEQHPAAGEIGTPVALASSFAVYKDVPVDFSPTLEPYKVDPELDNVTNKEMFQLSPEAKQLLVENGFVVVPNQYNREFFMLYETNLYEPVPSFITTDSMLHNYHLFFSHLLRVIEKGKLAPELKELTAAMLTASQKQYAALKGSDWENAARRNIGFFAVAEKLLDPQMPVPYQVEQVVEEELRLIENASGIQNSPLMNMGQDLKGTDTLQEDYSQYIPRGHYTTDEMLQSYFKAMMWYGRMTFRIKSEDETKSAVLITSALGESDFEQKWDKIYQPTSFFVGKADDLSYPQYRELLDKTYGTGIRLKDLASGSDQWTAFMEAAAELEPPVINSIPIFDEELQPDREGAIKGFRFMGQRFTLDAAVFQRLVYRNVKENSQGERRMLPKGLDIPAAMGSGEAYSILEAEGETDYAGYPANMNKLQQYIAGLDKEIWTQNLYWGWLYTLEPLLQERGKGYPSFMQSQAWTRKDLNSFLASWTELKHDTILYAKQIYAEMGGGMAGVDDRGYVEPNPHLYARLAALVNMTREGLASRDLLDQTDRDSLDRLEQLALSLKTISEKELSDIPLTDEEFELIRSYGGQLEHFWLEALSDIGVDHRSAIDENPAALVADVATDPGGRVLQEATGHIFEIYAVVPVDGSLRIARGGVYSHYEFSWPLSDRLTDKKWHELLDSGQAPPLAGWTKTFIAQ; this is encoded by the coding sequence GTGCAAAGGATAGGAATAATTAGTGCATGGGTGCTCAGCATGCTGCTGCTCATCACCACTGTATCGGGCTGCAGCGGCGACTCAGGACAAGTGGAACAGCATCCTGCCGCAGGAGAGATTGGAACGCCGGTGGCCCTGGCTTCGAGTTTTGCCGTTTATAAAGATGTTCCGGTGGACTTTTCCCCGACACTGGAGCCCTATAAGGTGGATCCAGAGCTAGACAATGTAACTAATAAGGAAATGTTTCAACTCTCTCCAGAGGCAAAGCAGCTGCTGGTGGAAAACGGATTTGTGGTGGTGCCCAACCAATACAACCGGGAGTTTTTTATGCTCTATGAAACCAACCTCTATGAACCGGTGCCCAGCTTTATCACCACTGATTCAATGCTGCATAATTACCACTTGTTCTTCAGCCACCTGCTGCGGGTTATCGAAAAGGGAAAACTGGCCCCGGAATTAAAAGAGCTTACCGCAGCCATGCTCACCGCATCCCAAAAACAGTATGCTGCCCTTAAAGGCAGCGATTGGGAGAACGCCGCCCGGAGGAACATTGGCTTTTTCGCCGTGGCCGAAAAACTTTTAGATCCCCAAATGCCTGTTCCATATCAGGTAGAGCAGGTTGTGGAAGAGGAACTGCGGCTTATCGAAAACGCTTCAGGTATCCAGAACTCCCCTTTGATGAATATGGGGCAGGACCTGAAGGGTACGGACACCCTGCAGGAAGATTACTCCCAGTACATTCCTCGGGGCCACTACACTACTGACGAGATGCTGCAGTCATATTTCAAGGCTATGATGTGGTACGGAAGAATGACTTTCCGGATCAAGAGTGAAGATGAAACCAAATCCGCTGTTTTGATAACTTCGGCCCTTGGTGAAAGCGATTTCGAGCAAAAATGGGATAAAATATACCAGCCCACCAGCTTTTTTGTAGGCAAAGCCGACGACCTGTCCTACCCGCAGTATCGGGAACTGTTGGACAAAACCTATGGCACCGGGATCAGGCTAAAGGACCTGGCCTCCGGTAGCGATCAATGGACAGCCTTTATGGAAGCGGCAGCAGAGCTGGAACCCCCGGTTATAAACTCCATTCCCATCTTTGATGAGGAATTACAACCCGATCGCGAAGGTGCAATCAAAGGCTTTCGCTTTATGGGGCAGCGCTTTACCCTTGATGCCGCCGTTTTCCAGCGGCTGGTTTACCGCAATGTTAAAGAAAATAGCCAGGGCGAGCGCAGGATGCTGCCCAAGGGCCTGGACATCCCTGCAGCCATGGGCTCTGGGGAAGCTTACTCCATATTGGAGGCTGAGGGGGAAACGGATTATGCGGGCTACCCTGCTAACATGAATAAACTGCAGCAATACATCGCCGGCCTGGATAAAGAAATTTGGACCCAGAACCTGTACTGGGGCTGGCTTTATACCCTGGAACCCCTGCTGCAGGAAAGAGGAAAAGGTTATCCCTCATTTATGCAAAGCCAGGCCTGGACCAGAAAAGATTTGAATAGCTTTTTAGCCAGCTGGACCGAGCTCAAGCACGATACCATCCTTTACGCCAAACAGATTTACGCTGAAATGGGCGGCGGTATGGCTGGAGTGGATGACCGTGGTTATGTGGAGCCAAACCCGCACCTTTACGCTCGCCTGGCCGCACTGGTGAACATGACGCGGGAGGGTCTAGCATCGCGGGATCTTCTTGATCAGACAGATCGGGACAGTCTGGACCGGCTGGAACAGCTGGCCCTCTCTTTAAAGACCATTTCGGAAAAGGAACTTTCCGATATACCCCTGACTGACGAGGAATTTGAACTGATCCGCTCCTACGGCGGGCAGCTGGAGCATTTCTGGCTGGAGGCACTAAGCGATATAGGGGTGGACCACCGCTCAGCAATAGACGAAAACCCTGCAGCACTGGTGGCCGATGTAGCCACCGATCCAGGAGGCCGGGTGCTGCAGGAGGCTACGGGGCACATCTTTGAAATTTATGCTGTAGTGCCCGTTGATGGTAGCCTGAGAATTGCCCGGGGCGGTGTTTACTCCCACTATGAGTTTTCCTGGCCACTCAGTGACCGCTTAACCGATAAAAAATGGCATGAGCTGCTGGATTCCGGACAGGCGCCACCCCTGGCCGGGTGGACTAAAACCTTTATCGCCCAGTGA
- a CDS encoding CapA family protein gives MPVLMLAVGLLYCFGGCTPQQYGGSRVFHDLASFKEYRMKLPEKHDSLCLVAVGDIMLSRYVAQKIKEHDDPNYPFAGVKWFLQGGDVGFGNLEGPVTPGREIKIPEMVLRADPRVAPALKDAGFDILSLANNHVPDFGEQGILDTLHYLDDAAILHAGAGRNKQEAFAPQYMEVKGVKLAFLAFNDPAVVPDSYMAGDSPGTAVLEPEKVTATVKEAADNADFTVVSLHAGTEYAPMPDDTQVHFARLAINAGADLVLGSHPHVVQKIEQYRGKYILYSLGNFIFDQLWSRDTREGVIARIYISENSVEKMEFLPVYINDDARPVALSRREGQKVLEKLGLKLDIKTLPAWDNEKKIFATTEQYVFQASKSPLEYRLVQSQQFDMDGDGILEEFNLRNGRITVRSSSRILWQSPDDWWVDYFFSGDANNDGTPEFNLLVWKAGSFGPHRPFWVKEEDTSIKNHLFVFKLREGSVKPVWQSSNLDRPNYRAALIDLNDDGNNELVVTEGSYIDPASREVTLWKWNGWGFSRITLADE, from the coding sequence GTGCCGGTCCTCATGCTGGCGGTGGGACTGCTGTACTGCTTCGGAGGCTGTACCCCGCAGCAGTACGGCGGCAGCAGGGTTTTCCATGACCTCGCGTCTTTTAAAGAATACCGCATGAAACTTCCGGAAAAACATGATTCCCTGTGTCTGGTGGCTGTGGGAGATATCATGCTCTCCCGGTACGTGGCTCAAAAAATAAAAGAACACGACGACCCGAACTATCCTTTCGCCGGGGTTAAATGGTTCTTGCAAGGCGGGGACGTTGGCTTCGGCAACCTGGAAGGCCCGGTAACCCCGGGGCGGGAAATAAAGATTCCCGAGATGGTTTTAAGGGCTGACCCCCGTGTGGCTCCGGCCCTTAAAGATGCCGGTTTTGACATCCTGTCGCTGGCCAATAACCATGTGCCCGATTTTGGTGAACAGGGAATACTGGACACCTTACATTACCTGGACGATGCTGCAATCCTCCATGCCGGTGCCGGTAGAAATAAGCAAGAAGCTTTTGCGCCCCAATATATGGAGGTAAAGGGTGTAAAACTTGCTTTTTTGGCCTTCAATGACCCGGCGGTTGTGCCGGATTCCTACATGGCAGGTGATAGCCCCGGCACCGCTGTCCTGGAACCTGAAAAGGTAACTGCCACCGTCAAGGAGGCGGCGGATAATGCTGATTTCACGGTGGTTTCCCTTCATGCCGGCACCGAATATGCACCCATGCCGGATGACACCCAGGTACACTTTGCCCGCCTGGCCATAAACGCCGGGGCTGATCTGGTGTTGGGCAGCCACCCGCACGTGGTACAAAAAATCGAGCAATACCGGGGAAAATACATCCTTTATAGCCTGGGCAACTTTATTTTTGACCAGCTATGGTCCCGGGACACTCGGGAGGGTGTTATCGCCAGGATCTATATCAGCGAAAACAGTGTGGAAAAGATGGAATTCCTGCCGGTATACATCAACGATGATGCACGTCCCGTGGCTTTAAGCAGGCGGGAGGGACAAAAAGTACTGGAAAAACTGGGACTGAAACTGGATATAAAAACTTTACCGGCATGGGATAATGAAAAAAAGATTTTCGCAACAACTGAACAATATGTATTCCAGGCCAGCAAGTCCCCGCTGGAATACAGACTGGTGCAAAGCCAACAGTTCGATATGGACGGCGATGGCATCCTCGAAGAATTTAATCTAAGGAACGGGAGAATAACGGTACGGAGCTCTTCCCGCATTCTCTGGCAGTCACCGGATGACTGGTGGGTGGACTATTTCTTTTCGGGCGACGCCAACAACGATGGTACGCCGGAGTTTAACCTGCTGGTTTGGAAAGCAGGAAGTTTCGGTCCCCACAGGCCTTTTTGGGTAAAAGAAGAAGATACCAGCATTAAAAACCACCTCTTTGTCTTCAAGCTGAGAGAAGGCAGCGTTAAACCGGTGTGGCAGTCGTCCAACCTGGACCGTCCCAATTACCGTGCCGCCCTTATTGACCTTAACGACGATGGTAACAACGAGCTGGTGGTTACAGAAGGCAGTTATATCGACCCCGCCAGTAGAGAAGTGACCTTATGGAAGTGGAACGGCTGGGGCTTTTCCCGTATTACTTTAGCGGATGAGTGA
- a CDS encoding RluA family pseudouridine synthase, translating into MYIEYRVVKDNANRKVSQILKTQLKFSRGEIRRIKRCAGLMVNDQTVRLNTLVKEGDLIRVNFQDEEQPVIPQDIPLDILFEDEHILVVNKPCNMLVHPLSHHVLNTLANGVIYHWQLQGHNSKFRAVSRLDKDTSGAILIAKSSYICHQLAEQMQNGICRRKYLAVVHGPITANSGIIDLPIGRPYEDSLIFGVTPRGKEAITHFTVMQRFASGSLVKLRLETGRTHQIRVHMKHIGHPLMGDDLYGGSLDLIQRQALHSWRLQFNHPVTKEIMQLEAPLPDDMTSLINDLKKR; encoded by the coding sequence ATGTATATCGAATACAGGGTAGTAAAAGATAATGCTAATCGAAAAGTTTCACAGATACTTAAGACCCAACTAAAATTTTCCCGTGGTGAAATACGAAGGATTAAACGTTGTGCCGGACTTATGGTGAACGATCAAACCGTTCGTTTAAATACATTGGTAAAAGAAGGCGATTTAATACGGGTAAATTTTCAGGATGAGGAACAGCCGGTGATACCCCAGGATATTCCCCTGGATATTCTCTTTGAGGACGAGCACATCCTGGTAGTGAACAAACCATGCAATATGCTGGTACACCCGCTTTCCCATCATGTTCTGAATACCCTGGCTAACGGCGTAATTTATCACTGGCAGCTGCAAGGGCATAATAGTAAATTTAGAGCGGTCAGCCGGTTGGATAAAGATACCTCCGGAGCCATCTTAATCGCCAAGAGCAGTTACATCTGTCATCAGCTTGCCGAGCAAATGCAAAACGGCATATGCCGGAGGAAATACCTGGCGGTGGTGCATGGCCCAATAACTGCAAATTCGGGAATAATTGATTTACCGATTGGCAGGCCCTATGAGGACTCCCTTATCTTTGGAGTAACACCCCGTGGCAAAGAAGCGATCACTCATTTTACCGTAATGCAGCGTTTCGCCAGCGGCAGTCTGGTCAAATTGCGGTTGGAAACTGGTCGTACCCACCAAATAAGAGTTCATATGAAACATATAGGCCATCCCTTGATGGGGGACGATTTATACGGGGGCAGTTTAGACCTGATCCAACGCCAGGCTTTACATAGCTGGCGTTTGCAATTTAACCATCCTGTCACAAAGGAGATCATGCAACTGGAGGCCCCTCTGCCGGACGATATGACATCTTTAATAAATGATTTAAAAAAACGGTGA
- a CDS encoding YkvA family protein, whose translation MSKEADFYLSLRWKIKDWLNKDGSNNKWAEYIMLAPDLFYLLYKLTLDREVLVADKAKLVAAIAYFISPIDIVPEALLGPAGYVDDIAVAAYVLNSIINNTDPDVVRKHWAGEGDVLEVIQRILKIADKMIGSGLWHKLKARF comes from the coding sequence ATGTCCAAAGAGGCTGATTTCTACCTAAGTCTCAGGTGGAAAATTAAAGACTGGCTAAATAAAGACGGTTCAAATAACAAGTGGGCTGAGTACATCATGCTTGCCCCTGATTTGTTTTATTTGTTATATAAGCTGACCCTTGATAGGGAGGTATTGGTTGCTGACAAAGCAAAACTGGTAGCAGCAATTGCTTATTTCATCAGCCCAATAGATATAGTTCCGGAAGCTTTACTTGGCCCCGCTGGATATGTTGATGACATTGCAGTAGCCGCCTATGTTTTAAATTCTATTATAAATAACACGGACCCTGATGTTGTAAGAAAACATTGGGCTGGTGAAGGGGATGTATTAGAAGTTATACAGCGAATCTTAAAGATAGCTGATAAAATGATCGGCAGTGGTTTGTGGCATAAGCTAAAGGCAAGGTTTTAA
- a CDS encoding HAD family hydrolase, producing MDIPGRGTLQLKHIVLDYNGTMAKDGMLLPGVEKSLNRLSECLKVHILTADTFGKCRGECKGINGTVQILSQPVGGEAKEAFVESLGAEHTVAVGNGANDRLMLAKAALGIVILGPEGTSVQALQNADVAVKEITDGLDLLLQPKRLIATLRL from the coding sequence GTGGATATACCCGGCCGCGGCACGCTGCAGCTTAAACACATCGTGCTGGATTACAACGGCACAATGGCTAAAGACGGCATGCTGCTGCCCGGCGTCGAGAAAAGTTTAAACCGGCTTAGCGAGTGTCTGAAAGTGCACATTCTGACTGCCGACACCTTCGGTAAATGCCGGGGGGAGTGCAAAGGCATCAATGGCACCGTCCAGATCCTGTCCCAGCCGGTTGGGGGCGAAGCAAAAGAAGCCTTTGTGGAAAGCCTGGGGGCGGAGCATACCGTGGCGGTGGGCAATGGAGCCAATGACAGGCTGATGCTGGCGAAAGCGGCCCTGGGTATTGTTATATTGGGACCGGAAGGAACTTCTGTACAGGCGCTGCAAAATGCCGATGTGGCGGTAAAGGAAATCACAGATGGCCTGGACCTGCTGCTGCAGCCCAAGAGATTAATTGCTACCCTTCGTTTGTAA
- a CDS encoding IS200/IS605 family accessory protein TnpB-related protein, with protein sequence MKTTVRGVIPALTAEQESFLSDLMNRYCAAVRWSFKRLLEGLKTQDIRLAVQPNFNLNSRQANDAVYDAKTVITSQKELVKLHYANAQKKVEFIEKRLKKAKSPKRITNLQKRLDKEHRALAFWQKHIDNGTFPPVVFGGKKLFLKRCRGLISREEWREARSNRYLSRGDKTKGGNLNTRIYLVDDNIYLDIAAEQVQAGKSVRYNRITVPVYLAHKPSKKTGQINGINYRQIVLDYLKTGNAYQVEIIREQGRYYIHVSIEEETPAPYTARNGAIGVDTNPDGLGITRTDYLGQFKENMWLSLSECTYARTNRRENLIGETAANVVDLAQKLNCLLVVEDLEFKDDKSMTAKFNRMSHGFIWSKFLAMTQRRALRKGVPLVKIKPAFTSVIGILKYQVQYGLSNHEAAGYVIARRGLGLNCEKVPKPLVKQFIKKKKKDGFSKLTNWKQWSSIKKAVVAAIKKHTKKEVQSLVSWQHYRKQLLVSG encoded by the coding sequence ATGAAAACAACAGTTAGAGGTGTTATTCCAGCTCTTACAGCGGAACAAGAATCCTTTCTCAGTGACCTCATGAATCGCTACTGTGCCGCCGTTCGCTGGTCATTTAAAAGGCTATTGGAAGGCTTAAAAACGCAGGACATACGGTTAGCCGTACAACCTAACTTTAACCTCAACTCCCGACAAGCTAATGATGCAGTATACGATGCCAAAACAGTGATTACCTCACAAAAAGAGTTGGTTAAACTGCATTATGCCAATGCTCAAAAAAAAGTGGAATTCATCGAAAAGAGACTGAAGAAAGCCAAATCCCCTAAAAGAATAACTAATCTACAAAAGCGGTTGGACAAAGAGCATCGAGCACTAGCCTTCTGGCAAAAACATATAGATAACGGTACATTTCCACCGGTAGTCTTTGGTGGCAAGAAACTCTTTCTTAAAAGGTGTAGAGGCTTAATCAGCCGGGAAGAATGGCGGGAGGCCAGAAGTAACCGTTATCTATCACGGGGAGACAAAACCAAAGGCGGTAACTTAAACACCAGAATATACCTCGTAGATGACAACATTTACCTGGATATAGCTGCTGAACAGGTTCAGGCAGGAAAGTCGGTAAGATACAACCGTATTACCGTACCTGTCTACTTAGCTCACAAGCCGTCTAAGAAAACCGGGCAGATAAACGGCATTAACTACCGGCAAATAGTACTGGATTATCTAAAAACAGGTAATGCATATCAGGTAGAAATCATCAGGGAACAAGGACGCTACTATATCCATGTAAGTATTGAAGAAGAAACACCTGCCCCATATACAGCAAGAAATGGTGCTATCGGGGTAGATACTAACCCGGATGGGCTAGGAATAACACGTACTGACTACCTTGGGCAGTTTAAAGAGAATATGTGGCTGTCTTTAAGTGAGTGTACCTATGCCCGGACAAACCGGCGGGAAAACCTCATCGGTGAAACTGCGGCAAACGTAGTGGACTTAGCCCAAAAGTTAAACTGCCTCTTGGTAGTGGAAGACCTGGAATTTAAAGACGATAAATCGATGACTGCTAAGTTTAACCGGATGAGTCACGGTTTTATTTGGTCGAAGTTTTTAGCTATGACCCAGCGCCGGGCTTTAAGAAAAGGTGTACCATTGGTTAAAATAAAACCGGCTTTTACATCAGTTATCGGAATCTTAAAATATCAGGTTCAATACGGTCTTTCCAACCACGAAGCGGCAGGCTATGTAATAGCCCGGCGGGGATTAGGTCTTAACTGTGAAAAAGTACCCAAGCCACTGGTAAAGCAGTTTATCAAAAAGAAAAAGAAAGACGGTTTTTCTAAGCTAACCAACTGGAAACAGTGGAGTTCCATAAAAAAAGCGGTGGTTGCCGCAATAAAAAAACATACCAAGAAGGAGGTGCAAAGCCTGGTCTCTTGGCAACATTACAGAAAACAACTGTTAGTTTCGGGTTAA
- a CDS encoding IS607 family transposase → MEKWISIGKASKILGVSISALRMWEKRGILVPKRTPTGHRRYELSQIESFELKKYQRTTPKSAYIYARVSTQKQADAGNLDRQIGRLTEYAIKNGYTIHKVFKDIASGLNENRKGLQKLLQTVRESNNALVIVEYKDRLTRFGYIYLERYVSDFGGQILVVEEKEVNDQQELVEDLITITTSFSARIYGKRGGRVAKKLSNIIEQEVSTDENNS, encoded by the coding sequence ATGGAAAAATGGATAAGTATTGGAAAGGCATCTAAAATACTAGGAGTAAGTATATCCGCATTAAGAATGTGGGAAAAAAGAGGTATCTTAGTTCCCAAACGTACTCCCACAGGACACCGGCGTTATGAACTATCACAAATAGAATCATTTGAATTAAAGAAATATCAAAGAACTACTCCCAAGTCAGCTTACATATACGCTCGAGTGTCAACTCAAAAACAAGCGGATGCTGGAAACCTTGACCGGCAAATTGGCAGGTTAACTGAATATGCCATTAAAAACGGGTATACCATTCATAAAGTTTTTAAAGATATTGCAAGTGGTTTAAATGAAAATCGGAAAGGGTTACAAAAACTTCTTCAAACAGTACGAGAAAGTAACAATGCCTTGGTAATCGTTGAATACAAAGATCGCCTAACACGCTTTGGTTATATTTACTTAGAACGATACGTCTCTGATTTTGGTGGTCAAATACTCGTGGTGGAAGAAAAAGAAGTTAACGACCAGCAAGAATTAGTTGAAGACCTGATTACTATCACCACCTCGTTTTCGGCAAGAATCTATGGTAAGCGTGGCGGTCGGGTCGCAAAAAAGTTAAGTAATATCATAGAGCAAGAGGTGAGCACCGATGAAAACAACAGTTAG
- a CDS encoding GNAT family N-acetyltransferase, with protein MSNKFNIVKGSIEVIEKMVLLHLALFEELDKLKPLQEEHLIETSTKEYLQKALSNNEFISYIAETNSETVSICGISLFKGPPYSENSQGIEGYILSMYTVPKYRGNGLAKRLLGNCIEISKKSGVKRIWVHASEDGKHLYKKMGFTYTMKNNEMELFL; from the coding sequence ATGAGTAATAAGTTTAATATTGTTAAGGGTTCCATTGAAGTTATTGAGAAAATGGTATTATTGCATTTAGCACTTTTTGAAGAACTAGATAAATTAAAACCTCTTCAAGAGGAACATCTTATTGAAACTTCAACAAAAGAGTATTTGCAAAAAGCACTTTCAAACAATGAATTTATATCCTATATTGCGGAAACCAATAGCGAAACTGTAAGTATCTGTGGAATATCTTTATTTAAGGGACCACCATATTCAGAAAATTCTCAAGGGATTGAGGGCTACATTCTTAGTATGTATACCGTCCCTAAGTATCGTGGAAATGGTTTAGCGAAACGATTGCTCGGAAATTGTATTGAGATAAGTAAAAAAAGCGGCGTTAAACGGATTTGGGTGCACGCATCTGAAGATGGGAAACATCTATACAAAAAAATGGGCTTTACCTATACAATGAAGAATAATGAAATGGAACTGTTCCTATAA
- a CDS encoding hydrogenase maturation protease, which produces MKNLQYQVLVLGLGNLIMSDDGLGVYAVNELKKQKWLPGAAILEVGTSIINYLEEISHAQNIIVIDAISFGYPPGKIYRFNFDDIDWPSASLDAHGISLPAIIAMARVISRLPAKVIIYGIEPAFVLLGSKLSEPVNKSLPLLIEKVSREVQMILE; this is translated from the coding sequence ATGAAAAATTTGCAATATCAGGTCCTGGTGCTGGGTTTAGGTAATTTAATTATGTCAGATGATGGCCTGGGTGTTTACGCGGTTAATGAACTTAAAAAGCAAAAATGGTTGCCAGGGGCAGCCATATTAGAGGTGGGAACTTCTATAATCAATTACCTGGAGGAAATAAGCCACGCTCAAAATATTATTGTTATAGATGCAATCAGCTTTGGTTACCCCCCCGGAAAGATCTACCGGTTTAATTTTGATGATATTGACTGGCCCAGTGCGTCATTGGATGCCCACGGTATATCATTGCCCGCGATAATTGCAATGGCCAGGGTAATATCGCGCCTTCCGGCCAAGGTAATTATTTATGGAATTGAACCGGCGTTTGTGCTGCTGGGCAGCAAACTTTCAGAACCAGTAAATAAATCGCTGCCTTTATTAATAGAAAAGGTCTCCCGCGAGGTACAAATGATACTAGAGTAG
- a CDS encoding sodium:proton antiporter, whose translation MSLAITIFICTYVLIIFGLVHRTAAAFAGAVLMLALRVINPTQAFNSIDFDTVGLLTGMMIIMGITRRTGLFEFLAIKAAQGVKGEPIRILSSLCLITAFFSAFLDNVTTVMLIIPVTFAITQQLRINPVPFLIAIIIASNIGGTATLVGDPPNIMISGFTGLGFMDFVANLLPAVLLIYIIIISVIKFLYRYQITTFPSLQMRLMSLNAADELNDRALLRKCLAVIFVTVLGFVLHQQIRLEPALIAMVSACVLLFISKSSVLRSLKYVEWSVIVFFISLFIMIGAMEQIGLFEKLAGVGLDITGGHILPTALIILWLSAILSAFVDNIPFVGAMIPLIQDMGRLGEIYDLNFLWWSLSLGSCLGGNGTAIGASANVVVIGMAEKRGIHISFIDFMKVAFPLMITTILISTGYLFGWYYINIMR comes from the coding sequence ATGTCCCTGGCTATAACGATTTTTATATGTACATATGTTTTAATCATTTTTGGACTGGTTCACCGGACTGCTGCCGCTTTCGCCGGTGCTGTGTTAATGCTTGCTTTGAGGGTTATAAATCCGACCCAAGCGTTTAACTCCATTGACTTTGATACCGTTGGATTGCTGACCGGCATGATGATAATAATGGGCATTACCAGAAGGACTGGGTTATTTGAATTTCTTGCCATTAAGGCAGCTCAGGGCGTTAAGGGCGAACCGATTAGAATTCTGTCCTCGTTGTGTCTGATAACGGCTTTTTTTTCAGCATTTTTAGATAATGTAACCACGGTGATGCTGATTATCCCCGTTACCTTTGCCATCACCCAACAGCTAAGAATAAACCCAGTCCCTTTTTTAATAGCGATTATTATTGCGTCCAATATCGGCGGTACCGCCACGCTTGTCGGTGACCCGCCCAATATCATGATCAGCGGCTTCACAGGCCTTGGTTTTATGGACTTTGTTGCCAATTTATTGCCCGCCGTACTGCTTATTTATATTATTATCATATCGGTTATTAAGTTTTTATACAGGTACCAAATAACAACTTTCCCGAGTCTTCAAATGCGGCTGATGAGTTTAAACGCAGCGGACGAGCTTAACGACAGGGCATTGCTCCGCAAATGCCTGGCAGTAATTTTTGTAACCGTCCTGGGCTTTGTTCTGCACCAGCAAATAAGGCTGGAACCGGCTCTTATTGCTATGGTTAGCGCTTGTGTATTGCTTTTCATATCCAAAAGCAGCGTGTTAAGGTCTTTGAAATATGTAGAATGGTCTGTGATTGTATTTTTTATAAGTCTATTTATTATGATAGGTGCTATGGAACAGATTGGCTTATTCGAAAAGTTGGCCGGAGTCGGTCTGGATATAACAGGCGGCCATATTTTACCCACAGCACTAATAATCCTGTGGCTATCCGCCATTTTATCCGCCTTTGTCGACAACATACCCTTTGTTGGGGCCATGATCCCTCTAATTCAGGATATGGGTCGACTTGGTGAAATTTACGATTTAAATTTTCTTTGGTGGTCCCTGTCTCTAGGCTCGTGTCTTGGCGGTAATGGAACGGCCATAGGCGCGTCGGCTAATGTTGTGGTTATCGGCATGGCGGAAAAAAGGGGGATTCATATAAGCTTTATAGATTTTATGAAAGTTGCCTTCCCGTTAATGATTACAACCATATTAATCTCAACAGGATATCTGTTTGGCTGGTATTACATAAATATAATGCGTTGA
- a CDS encoding ABC transporter permease: protein MESSVIPITNLQLTFTFILILITGGISSFLKLGLLRPLVWGTIRTFVQLTLIGYALTYIFQVNNLWLIILIITIMCYIASRAAVKRTPNVTGYPTALAFLSLVASTYLVGTIVTTLIISPDPWYSARIAIPIFGMILGNSMNGIALSLDRLYLEARSRAFEIEAMLTFGATPWEAIQTSVRESIRAGMTPTINSLMVVGLVSLPGMMTGQILGGADPREAVRYQIVVVLMIAAAVAIGCLILVGLSYKKLFNNDGGLQSFVLNSRE from the coding sequence TTGGAAAGTTCCGTTATCCCGATTACAAATCTTCAGCTCACATTTACCTTTATCTTAATTTTAATTACCGGAGGCATTTCCTCATTTTTAAAATTGGGACTTTTAAGACCATTAGTTTGGGGTACTATACGAACCTTCGTGCAACTAACATTGATAGGCTATGCATTAACCTATATTTTCCAGGTTAATAACCTGTGGTTAATAATTTTAATCATTACAATTATGTGTTATATTGCCTCCCGTGCCGCGGTAAAAAGGACGCCCAACGTGACCGGCTATCCTACCGCACTGGCCTTTTTATCCCTTGTCGCCAGTACCTACTTGGTTGGAACTATTGTTACCACCCTCATCATTTCTCCCGACCCCTGGTACTCGGCCCGGATTGCCATACCCATTTTTGGCATGATCCTTGGTAATTCCATGAACGGCATAGCCCTGTCCCTGGACCGCCTCTACCTGGAGGCTAGGTCCCGCGCTTTCGAAATTGAGGCCATGCTCACCTTCGGCGCAACTCCTTGGGAAGCTATTCAAACCAGTGTTCGTGAATCCATCAGGGCTGGCATGACCCCTACTATCAACTCATTAATGGTTGTTGGGCTTGTTAGTCTACCTGGGATGATGACGGGACAAATCTTAGGGGGTGCCGACCCAAGGGAAGCAGTGCGTTATCAAATAGTCGTAGTGCTGATGATCGCTGCTGCTGTGGCCATCGGCTGTCTGATATTGGTGGGACTGTCTTATAAAAAACTTTTTAACAATGATGGTGGTTTGCAGTCCTTTGTCTTGAACAGTCGGGAATAA